From Primulina tabacum isolate GXHZ01 chromosome 2, ASM2559414v2, whole genome shotgun sequence, one genomic window encodes:
- the LOC142521852 gene encoding ABC transporter G family member 15-like isoform X1 produces MEIEAAADLEMGMPWNEGEAYLVWEDLTVVLPNFGQGPTKKLLHGLTGFAEPGRIMAIMGPSGSGKSTLLDALAGRLSRNIFMTGNILLNGKKQRLDYGGVAYVTQEDVLLGTLTVRETISFSANLRLPNMSSKEEVKQIVEATIAEMGLQDCADRQIGNWQLRGISGGEKKRLSIALEILIRPRLLFLDEPTSGLDSASAFFVIQSIKNLARDGRTVISSVHQPSSEVFALFDDLFLLSGGETVYFGEAKVAVKFFAEAGFQCPSRRNPSDHFLRCINSDFDVVTATLKGSQRLLQETHKSSDPFMNLGTAAIKSALVEKYKHSDYPRKARSRIRELSAIQGLVIETIKGSQASWWKQLHTLTHRSFLNMHRDIGYYWSRIVIYTMVALCVGTLFYDVGTSYTAILARGACGGFITGFMTFMSIGGFPSFIEEMKVFYRERLNGYYGVAVFILSNFLSSFPFLFAVSIVTGTITFYMVKFRPEFSHYVFFCLNIFGCIAMVESVMMIVASLVPNFLMGLIAGAGVLGIMMMTAGFFRLLSDLPKPVWRYPISYIGYGAWSLQGAYKNDMLGLVFDPLVPGNPKLKGEDVVRNLFKIPIDHSKWWDLLAVYGLIVCYRLLFFVILKLKERLSPYFQSIYTKRALHRFKNRPSFKRKPSYPSKRYQNLHPLASQEGLNSPIP; encoded by the exons ATGGAAATAGAGGCGGCGGCGGATTTGGAGATGGGTATGCCGTGGAACGAGGGTGAGGCGTACTTGGTTTGGGAGGATTTGACGGTGGTGTTGCCGAATTTTGGCCAGGGTCCGACGAAGAAGTTACTTCATGGGCTGACCGGGTTTGCTGAACCGGGTCGGATCATGGCCATTATGGGCCCTTCTGGCTCTGGAAAATCCACTCTTCTTGATGCATTAGCTG GTAGGTTATCaagaaacattttcatgacaggAAACATTCTTCTTAATGGCAAGAAACAGAGGCTCGATTATGGTGGTGTT GCATATGTTACTCAAGAAGATGTCTTGTTAGGGACACTTACTGTAAGAGAAACTATATCTTTCTCCGCCAACTTGAGGCTTCCGAACATGTCTTCTAAAGAAGAAGTAAAACAAATTGTAGAGGCAACTATAGCGGAAATGGGACTTCAAGATTGCGCTGATCGGCAGATAGGAAACTGGCAGTTAAGAGGCATAAGTGGTGGAGAAAAGAAAAGACTCAGTATCGCCCTCGAAATTCTCATACGACCCCGTTTGCTGTTTCTTGATGAACCAACCAGTGGCCTTGACAGTGCATCAGCATTTTTTGTCATTCAATCTATCAAGAATCTTGCTCGAGATGGAAGAACCGTTATCTCCTCAGTCCATCAGCCTAGTAGTGAAGTTTTTGCTCTGTTTGATGATCTTTTTTTACTATCCGGGGGTGAAACTGTTTACTTCGGAGAGGCCAAGGTGGCAGTGAAG TTCTTTGCTGAAGCAGGGTTTCAGTGCCCAAGCAGGAGGAATCCTTCGGATCATTTCTTGCGCTGTATTAACTCAGATTTCGACGTCGTGACAGCCACTCTGAAAGGGTCACAAAGACTACTCCAG GAAACACACAAATCATCAGACCCTTTTATGAATTTGGGAACGGCAGCTATTAAATCAGCGCTTGTTGAAAAATACAAGCACTCAGATTATCCAAGAAAGGCAAGATCAAGAATACGGGAACTATCTGCCATA CAAGGACTTGTTATTGAAACAATAAAAGGAAGCCAAGCAAGTTGGTGGAAACAGCTTCATACTTTAACGCACAGATCATTCTTGAATATGCATAGAGACATTGGCTATTACTGGTCACGAATAGTAATATACACCATGGTTGCTTTATGTGTTGGAACTCTATTCTATGACGTCGGCACTAGTTATACAGCGATCTTGGCTCGGGGAGCTTGTGGCGGATTTATCACTGGATTCATGACTTTCATGTCCATTGGAGGCTTTCCATCCTTTATCGAAGAAATGAAG GTCTTTTATCGGGAAAGGCTTAATGGGTATTACGGCGTTGCTGTGTTCATACTGTCGAACTTCCTCTCCTCCTTTCCATTTTTGTTCGCAGTATCCATCGTTACTGGGACAATAACATTCTATATGGTGAAATTCCGGCCCGAGTTTTCTCATTATGTCTTCTTCTGCCTCAACATTTTTGGATGCATTGCTATGGTAGAGAGTGTCATGATGATCGTAGCTTCATTAGTTCCCAACTTCTTAATGGGGCTCATAGCTGGTGCCGGAGTTCTT GGGATTATGATGATGACTGCTGGATTCTTCCGTTTGCTATCAGATCTTCCAAAACCCGTTTGGCGGTATCCCATTTCATACATCGGCTATGGCGCATGGTCACTGCAG GGAGCTTACAAAAACGACATGCTTGGTCTTGTATTCGACCCTCTAGTACCTGGAAATCCAAAACTAAAAGGAGAGGATGTTGTTCGGAATCTATTCAAAATACCAATAGATCACTCGAAATGGTGGGATTTGTTAGCAGTATATGGACTTATAGTATGTTACAGGCTTCTCTTCTTCGTTATTCTCAAGTTGAAGGAGCGATTATCGCCCTACTTCCAGTCGATTTACACGAAAAGAGCATTGCATCGTTTCAAGAACCGGCCCTCGTTTAAGAGAAAGCCATCATACCCTTCGAAGAGGTACCAGAACCTGCATCCGTTGGCTTCTCAAGAGGGCCTCAACTCACCTATTCCTTAG
- the LOC142521843 gene encoding transcription initiation factor IIB-like — protein MADTYCPDCKRATEVVFDHSAGDTVCSECGLVLEAHSIDETSEWRTFANESGEKDPVRVGGPNNPLLADGGLSTVISKPNGSTGEYLSSSVSRWQNRGSNPDRSLMQAFKTIAIMADRLGLVATIKDRANEIYKKVEDQKPLRGRNQDAILAACLYIACRQEDKPRTVKEICSVANGATKKEIGRAKEFIVKQLEVEMGQSMEMGTIHAGDFLRRFCSHLGMTNQAVKAAQEAVQKSEELDVRRSPISIAAAVIYIITQLSDDKKLLKDISLATGVAEGTIRNSYKDLYSYAARIVPSWLAKEEDLGQLCNP, from the exons ATGGCGGATACGTACTGCCCGGACTGCAAGAGAGCGACGGAGGTGGTGTTCGATCACTCGGCGGGGGATACGGTGTGTTCCGAGTGTGGGCTGGTGTTGGAGGCGCATTCCATCGACGAGACTTCTGAATGGAGGACTTTTGCTAATGAGAGCGGGGAGAAGGACCCGGTTCGGGTGGGCGGGCCGAATAACCCGTTACTGGCGGACGGTGGGTTGTCCACCGTGATCTCCAAGCCCAACGGATCGACGGGGGAATACTTGTCTTCTTCGGTGAGTCGGTGGCAGAACCGGGGATCGAACCCGGATAGGTCGCTCATGCAGGCGTTCAAGACCATTGCTATAATGGCTGACAG GCTGGGTCTTGTTGCTACCATAAAG GATCGAGCAAATGAGATATATAAAAAGGTAGAGGATCAAAAGCCTCTTCGAGGGCGAAATCAAGATGCTATTTTAGCTGCTTGCCTTTACATCGCTTGTCGACAAGAGGACAAGCCACGGACCGTCAAAG AAATTTGCTCTGTTGCCAATGGGGCCaccaagaaggagattgggcgAGCAAAAGAGTTCATTGTGAAACAGCTAGAGGTAGAAATGGGGCAGTCTATGGAGATGGGAACAATTCACGCTGGTGACTTTTTG AGACGATTTTGTTCCCATCTGGGCATGACTAATCAAGCTGTGAAAGCGGCTCAAGAAGCAGTACAAAAATCGGAAGAGCTGGATGTAAG GAGAAGCCCTATATCCATAGCAGCTGCAGTGATATACATAATAACCCAGCTTTCAGATGACAAGAAACTTCTCAAAG ATATTTCACTTGCCACTGGAGTTGCTGAAGGCACGATTCGGAATTCATATAAGGATCTCTATTCGTATGCGGCAAGGATCGTGCCCAGTTGGTTAGCCAAGGAAGAAGACCTTGGACAACTCTGCAACCCATGA
- the LOC142521852 gene encoding ABC transporter G family member 15-like isoform X2: MTGNILLNGKKQRLDYGGVAYVTQEDVLLGTLTVRETISFSANLRLPNMSSKEEVKQIVEATIAEMGLQDCADRQIGNWQLRGISGGEKKRLSIALEILIRPRLLFLDEPTSGLDSASAFFVIQSIKNLARDGRTVISSVHQPSSEVFALFDDLFLLSGGETVYFGEAKVAVKFFAEAGFQCPSRRNPSDHFLRCINSDFDVVTATLKGSQRLLQETHKSSDPFMNLGTAAIKSALVEKYKHSDYPRKARSRIRELSAIQGLVIETIKGSQASWWKQLHTLTHRSFLNMHRDIGYYWSRIVIYTMVALCVGTLFYDVGTSYTAILARGACGGFITGFMTFMSIGGFPSFIEEMKVFYRERLNGYYGVAVFILSNFLSSFPFLFAVSIVTGTITFYMVKFRPEFSHYVFFCLNIFGCIAMVESVMMIVASLVPNFLMGLIAGAGVLGIMMMTAGFFRLLSDLPKPVWRYPISYIGYGAWSLQGAYKNDMLGLVFDPLVPGNPKLKGEDVVRNLFKIPIDHSKWWDLLAVYGLIVCYRLLFFVILKLKERLSPYFQSIYTKRALHRFKNRPSFKRKPSYPSKRYQNLHPLASQEGLNSPIP; the protein is encoded by the exons atgacaggAAACATTCTTCTTAATGGCAAGAAACAGAGGCTCGATTATGGTGGTGTT GCATATGTTACTCAAGAAGATGTCTTGTTAGGGACACTTACTGTAAGAGAAACTATATCTTTCTCCGCCAACTTGAGGCTTCCGAACATGTCTTCTAAAGAAGAAGTAAAACAAATTGTAGAGGCAACTATAGCGGAAATGGGACTTCAAGATTGCGCTGATCGGCAGATAGGAAACTGGCAGTTAAGAGGCATAAGTGGTGGAGAAAAGAAAAGACTCAGTATCGCCCTCGAAATTCTCATACGACCCCGTTTGCTGTTTCTTGATGAACCAACCAGTGGCCTTGACAGTGCATCAGCATTTTTTGTCATTCAATCTATCAAGAATCTTGCTCGAGATGGAAGAACCGTTATCTCCTCAGTCCATCAGCCTAGTAGTGAAGTTTTTGCTCTGTTTGATGATCTTTTTTTACTATCCGGGGGTGAAACTGTTTACTTCGGAGAGGCCAAGGTGGCAGTGAAG TTCTTTGCTGAAGCAGGGTTTCAGTGCCCAAGCAGGAGGAATCCTTCGGATCATTTCTTGCGCTGTATTAACTCAGATTTCGACGTCGTGACAGCCACTCTGAAAGGGTCACAAAGACTACTCCAG GAAACACACAAATCATCAGACCCTTTTATGAATTTGGGAACGGCAGCTATTAAATCAGCGCTTGTTGAAAAATACAAGCACTCAGATTATCCAAGAAAGGCAAGATCAAGAATACGGGAACTATCTGCCATA CAAGGACTTGTTATTGAAACAATAAAAGGAAGCCAAGCAAGTTGGTGGAAACAGCTTCATACTTTAACGCACAGATCATTCTTGAATATGCATAGAGACATTGGCTATTACTGGTCACGAATAGTAATATACACCATGGTTGCTTTATGTGTTGGAACTCTATTCTATGACGTCGGCACTAGTTATACAGCGATCTTGGCTCGGGGAGCTTGTGGCGGATTTATCACTGGATTCATGACTTTCATGTCCATTGGAGGCTTTCCATCCTTTATCGAAGAAATGAAG GTCTTTTATCGGGAAAGGCTTAATGGGTATTACGGCGTTGCTGTGTTCATACTGTCGAACTTCCTCTCCTCCTTTCCATTTTTGTTCGCAGTATCCATCGTTACTGGGACAATAACATTCTATATGGTGAAATTCCGGCCCGAGTTTTCTCATTATGTCTTCTTCTGCCTCAACATTTTTGGATGCATTGCTATGGTAGAGAGTGTCATGATGATCGTAGCTTCATTAGTTCCCAACTTCTTAATGGGGCTCATAGCTGGTGCCGGAGTTCTT GGGATTATGATGATGACTGCTGGATTCTTCCGTTTGCTATCAGATCTTCCAAAACCCGTTTGGCGGTATCCCATTTCATACATCGGCTATGGCGCATGGTCACTGCAG GGAGCTTACAAAAACGACATGCTTGGTCTTGTATTCGACCCTCTAGTACCTGGAAATCCAAAACTAAAAGGAGAGGATGTTGTTCGGAATCTATTCAAAATACCAATAGATCACTCGAAATGGTGGGATTTGTTAGCAGTATATGGACTTATAGTATGTTACAGGCTTCTCTTCTTCGTTATTCTCAAGTTGAAGGAGCGATTATCGCCCTACTTCCAGTCGATTTACACGAAAAGAGCATTGCATCGTTTCAAGAACCGGCCCTCGTTTAAGAGAAAGCCATCATACCCTTCGAAGAGGTACCAGAACCTGCATCCGTTGGCTTCTCAAGAGGGCCTCAACTCACCTATTCCTTAG